Proteins from one Verrucomicrobiia bacterium genomic window:
- a CDS encoding tetratricopeptide repeat protein: protein MKTHPSFRKRRGKLSYPKNEISVTWQAITALIKSNEIAEALAELDSLAQQSATPEVRSQILALVGDCEFKRSKYEAAQKVYESAFQLVSGTYYEWLRPALGKIRAFLANYQVQEAYDYSQKTLSLAQEKSEAFQAYVSQLTLTSQTITVPLRPVNPASVAYRIGCCFREKGENEKAKEFFTRAVEINPNQAIPSQIQLAEIELRNHPQSALDLALVAIKSGQGKAKTIAAWPILIRALVKLNQPFTDSYLNILAQATPTLRSRAMLMIVRELRRFQRREWQVLADRWLQEDGAQDSSVAAEMQEMILSTEKQAVDVTAQRVEKAKALLQTPNLCPREWITAAKTIVETSCRLNLAFDLEGLMGQATNLFDPEKMSIIRHSIARSCFLGDRADLARPLLEQNLATVSSQHSLWGKTVWSLAQLSEAAEDYSLAAYYYFKLAQQSSQALRFRLMARLSWCECLIETGDSVALQAAQPEIENLLAQTQDFSLLMDFARKLRFVRGPLQNLAKPLFLKGETMARETFQKSSSPNYAVKILNHLTRRQVDFNHFDQTLALWHSLTPEKKQWLWSDKIEYWDYLSYVFSAYVVTKQAKLGKALAQNYLENPSTPVNGIGSLGVSYGLYQLNQGNQQEAFLWFEKVAVSGFSAGRAAYAHYWLALRAFKQNNLAEANRQSQRLLAILPPRFGQLKEKALGACALLIQKQLNREAAILAAPDQEKYIRAQWHRVTSDLERL from the coding sequence ATGAAAACGCATCCTTCCTTCCGAAAACGTCGAGGAAAGCTTTCTTATCCTAAAAATGAAATTAGCGTAACCTGGCAAGCCATTACTGCTTTGATTAAAAGTAATGAAATAGCGGAGGCGTTGGCAGAACTTGATTCCTTAGCTCAACAAAGCGCAACTCCTGAAGTTCGATCACAAATTTTGGCTTTGGTAGGCGATTGTGAATTTAAGCGTAGCAAATATGAAGCGGCTCAAAAGGTTTATGAGTCAGCATTTCAATTGGTTTCTGGAACTTATTATGAATGGTTGCGACCGGCTTTAGGAAAGATCAGAGCTTTTTTAGCGAATTATCAAGTCCAAGAAGCTTATGATTATTCTCAAAAAACACTTTCTTTAGCTCAAGAGAAAAGCGAGGCATTTCAGGCTTATGTCAGTCAACTTACGTTGACTTCCCAAACTATTACTGTTCCGCTTCGCCCAGTTAATCCAGCCAGTGTTGCTTATCGGATTGGCTGTTGTTTTCGTGAGAAAGGGGAAAATGAAAAAGCAAAGGAATTTTTCACAAGAGCAGTGGAAATTAATCCTAACCAGGCCATTCCATCTCAAATTCAATTAGCTGAAATTGAGTTGAGAAATCATCCTCAATCGGCTTTGGATTTGGCTCTGGTTGCTATTAAATCAGGTCAAGGCAAAGCCAAAACGATCGCTGCATGGCCCATTTTGATTCGTGCCTTGGTCAAATTAAATCAGCCCTTTACTGATTCTTATCTTAATATTTTAGCGCAAGCCACGCCCACGTTGCGATCACGCGCGATGCTGATGATTGTGCGAGAGTTGCGCCGTTTTCAGCGACGAGAATGGCAGGTTTTGGCTGATCGTTGGTTGCAAGAAGATGGGGCGCAAGATTCTAGTGTGGCGGCGGAGATGCAAGAAATGATTTTGTCCACAGAAAAACAAGCCGTGGATGTGACCGCGCAACGGGTTGAAAAAGCCAAAGCATTGTTGCAAACGCCAAATCTTTGTCCACGCGAATGGATCACAGCCGCGAAAACGATTGTCGAAACTTCTTGTCGCTTGAATTTGGCATTTGATCTGGAAGGTTTAATGGGGCAAGCCACAAATTTATTTGATCCGGAAAAAATGTCTATCATTCGACACAGCATCGCGCGCTCCTGTTTTTTGGGAGATCGGGCGGATTTAGCAAGGCCTTTATTGGAACAAAATTTAGCTACTGTTTCATCGCAACATTCGCTCTGGGGCAAGACCGTTTGGTCATTGGCTCAATTATCGGAAGCGGCAGAAGATTATTCGTTAGCGGCTTATTATTATTTCAAACTGGCTCAACAATCTTCCCAAGCACTTCGCTTTCGTCTCATGGCGCGTTTAAGTTGGTGCGAGTGTTTGATTGAAACGGGCGATTCTGTGGCGTTGCAAGCAGCTCAACCCGAAATTGAAAATTTACTGGCGCAAACCCAAGACTTTAGCTTGCTCATGGATTTTGCGAGAAAACTTCGTTTTGTGCGAGGTCCACTGCAAAATTTGGCCAAACCACTTTTCCTGAAAGGGGAGACGATGGCTAGAGAAACGTTTCAGAAAAGTTCTTCGCCAAACTATGCCGTGAAAATTTTGAATCATCTCACACGTCGGCAAGTGGATTTTAATCATTTTGACCAAACCCTTGCACTTTGGCATTCCTTAACACCAGAAAAGAAACAATGGCTTTGGAGCGATAAAATCGAATATTGGGATTATCTCTCTTACGTTTTTTCGGCTTATGTTGTAACCAAACAAGCCAAACTTGGAAAGGCTTTAGCTCAGAACTATCTCGAAAATCCCTCCACACCTGTTAATGGCATCGGATCTTTAGGAGTTTCTTATGGTCTTTATCAACTCAATCAAGGTAACCAGCAAGAAGCTTTTCTATGGTTTGAAAAAGTGGCCGTTTCGGGTTTTAGTGCAGGTCGGGCCGCCTATGCCCACTACTGGCTGGCTTTGCGAGCGTTCAAACAAAACAATTTGGCTGAAGCCAATCGGCAAAGTCAGCGATTGCTTGCGATTTTGCCGCCGCGTTTTGGCCAACTCAAAGAAAAAGCCCTAGGCGCCTGCGCGCTTTTAATCCAAAAACAACTCAATCGTGAAGCAGCTATTTTGGCCGCTCCGGATCAAGAAAAATATATTCGCGCTCAATGGCATCGGGTGACTTCCGATTTAGAACGCTTATGA